Proteins encoded together in one Variovorax paradoxus EPS window:
- the ruvA gene encoding Holliday junction branch migration protein RuvA, producing MIGKLTGVLAERNPPQVVVDCNGVGYEVDVPMSTFYNLPGTGERVSLLTHFVVREDAQILYGFGTAEERAAFRQLIKITGVGPRTALGLLSGMSVGELSQAITTQELGRLVKIPGIGKKTAERLLLELKGKLGADIGLPTHAASDAQADILQALIALGYSDKEAALALKALPKDATVSEGIKLALKALAK from the coding sequence ATGATAGGCAAACTCACCGGCGTACTGGCCGAGCGCAACCCACCGCAGGTGGTGGTCGATTGCAACGGCGTCGGCTACGAGGTCGATGTGCCGATGAGCACGTTCTACAACCTGCCCGGCACCGGAGAGCGCGTTTCGCTGCTCACGCACTTCGTGGTGCGCGAGGACGCGCAGATTCTCTACGGTTTCGGCACCGCCGAGGAGCGTGCGGCTTTTCGCCAGCTCATCAAGATCACCGGCGTGGGTCCGCGTACCGCGCTCGGGCTGCTCTCGGGCATGAGCGTGGGCGAGCTGTCGCAGGCGATCACCACGCAGGAGCTCGGCCGTCTCGTGAAGATCCCCGGCATCGGCAAGAAGACCGCCGAGCGGCTGCTGCTGGAGCTCAAGGGCAAGCTGGGCGCCGATATCGGACTGCCGACGCATGCGGCCTCCGACGCGCAGGCCGACATCCTGCAGGCGCTGATCGCGCTGGGCTACAGCGACAAGGAAGCCGCACTCGCGCTCAAGGCGCTGCCCAAGGACGCGACGGTGAGCGAAGGCATCAAGCTGGCGCTGAAAGCCCTGGCCAAGTGA
- a CDS encoding PhoH family protein, which translates to MSGVILRHTFTPPNNSRLGHLCGPLDAHLRRIEEALGVKIAHRHEQFKVDGPKASAQRAMDVLQALYEIAQRPIDPAVVQLTLAGDGSMSDEDAAMLVTRRADLRARTPTQALYLDNIAKHDITFGIGPAGTGKTYLAVACAVDALERAAVQRIVLTRPAVEAGERLGFLPGDLTQKVDPYLRPLYDALYDLMGYEKVQKAFERNALEIAPLAFMRGRTLNNAFVILDEAQNTTVEQMKMFLTRIGFGAKAVVTGDVSQIDLPKQQLSGLIDAERVLRRVSGIAITHFTSADVVRHPLVAKIVDAYDGQRKRSGAN; encoded by the coding sequence ATGTCCGGCGTGATTCTGCGACACACCTTTACCCCACCGAACAACTCGCGCCTCGGACACCTGTGCGGACCGCTCGACGCGCACCTGCGCCGCATCGAGGAAGCGCTGGGCGTGAAGATCGCGCACCGCCACGAGCAGTTCAAGGTCGACGGCCCCAAGGCCTCGGCGCAGCGCGCGATGGACGTGCTGCAGGCGCTGTACGAAATTGCCCAGCGCCCGATCGATCCGGCCGTGGTGCAGCTCACGCTGGCGGGCGACGGCTCGATGAGCGACGAGGACGCGGCCATGCTCGTCACCCGCCGCGCCGACCTGCGCGCGCGCACGCCGACGCAGGCGCTGTACCTGGACAACATCGCCAAGCACGACATCACCTTCGGCATCGGCCCGGCCGGCACCGGCAAGACGTATCTGGCGGTGGCCTGCGCGGTCGATGCGCTGGAGCGCGCGGCGGTGCAGCGCATCGTGCTCACGCGGCCGGCCGTGGAAGCGGGCGAGCGGCTCGGCTTTTTGCCGGGCGACCTGACGCAGAAGGTCGACCCGTACCTGCGTCCGCTGTACGACGCGCTCTACGACCTCATGGGCTACGAGAAGGTGCAGAAGGCCTTCGAGCGCAACGCGCTCGAGATTGCGCCATTGGCCTTCATGCGCGGGCGCACGCTGAACAACGCGTTCGTGATCCTGGACGAAGCACAGAACACCACGGTCGAGCAGATGAAGATGTTCCTCACGCGCATCGGCTTCGGCGCGAAGGCGGTGGTGACCGGCGACGTGAGCCAGATCGACCTGCCCAAGCAGCAACTGAGCGGCTTGATCGACGCCGAGCGCGTGCTCCGGCGCGTGAGCGGCATCGCGATCACGCACTTCACGAGTGCCGACGTGGTGCGGCATCCGCTGGTGGCGAAGATCGTCGACGCCTACGACGGCCAGCGCAAGCGCAGCGGCGCGAATTGA
- the ybeY gene encoding rRNA maturation RNase YbeY, with the protein MALPALSLSLQFGRFKGVERHRIALPRHRVARCIRHALDIDGEITVRIVDADEGQRLNREFRGKDYATNVLTFDYAQSPVAMADLVLCAPVVAREAKEQRKTLAAHYAHLLVHGTLHAQGWDHETSEADADEMEAYEIQILAELGIRDPYGK; encoded by the coding sequence ATGGCGCTGCCGGCACTTTCTCTTTCGCTGCAGTTCGGTCGTTTCAAGGGCGTCGAGCGGCACCGCATCGCGCTGCCGCGCCACCGCGTTGCGCGCTGCATCCGCCACGCGCTGGACATCGACGGCGAAATCACGGTGCGCATCGTCGATGCCGATGAAGGCCAGCGCCTGAACCGCGAGTTCCGCGGCAAGGACTACGCGACCAACGTGCTGACCTTCGACTATGCGCAGAGCCCGGTCGCCATGGCCGACCTGGTGCTGTGCGCGCCGGTGGTCGCGCGCGAAGCGAAGGAGCAGCGCAAGACGCTGGCCGCGCACTACGCGCACCTGCTGGTGCACGGCACGCTGCACGCGCAGGGCTGGGACCACGAGACCAGCGAAGCCGACGCCGACGAGATGGAGGCGTACGAAATCCAGATCCTCGCGGAGCTGGGCATCCGCGATCCGTACGGCAAGTAG
- the dtd gene encoding D-aminoacyl-tRNA deacylase, which yields MKAILQRVANARVDIAGQTVGAIDAGLLILLCAERGDVDALADRMLAKILKLRIFSDDAGKMNRSVQDIGGGLLVVSQFTLAADVSGGNRPSFTLAAPPDEGRRLYEYFVAQARAAHPVVATGEFGADMQVHLVNDGPVTIPLQMSA from the coding sequence ATGAAAGCCATCCTTCAGCGCGTCGCTAACGCCCGCGTCGACATTGCCGGCCAGACCGTCGGCGCCATCGATGCCGGCCTCTTGATCCTCTTGTGCGCGGAACGCGGCGACGTCGATGCGCTCGCCGACCGCATGCTCGCCAAGATCCTCAAGCTGCGCATCTTCTCGGACGACGCAGGCAAGATGAACCGCAGCGTGCAGGACATCGGCGGCGGGCTGCTGGTGGTGAGCCAGTTCACGCTGGCGGCCGACGTGAGCGGCGGCAACCGCCCCAGCTTCACGCTCGCGGCGCCACCCGACGAGGGCCGGCGGCTCTACGAGTACTTCGTGGCGCAGGCGCGCGCGGCGCATCCGGTGGTGGCCACCGGCGAGTTCGGCGCCGACATGCAGGTGCACCTCGTCAACGACGGGCCGGTCACGATCCCGCTGCAGATGTCGGCGTAG
- a CDS encoding cation diffusion facilitator family transporter produces the protein MTLTPKTLLRVSVAVALVTIVLKGLAGYMTNSMGLISDAMESFVNLASAMFALAMVTIAERPADDDHPYGHHKAEYFSSGFEGILIVGAAVAILWVSVQRLLSPQPLEQLGWGLALSVFSSGLNAALAVMLFRAARAHRSIALEADGRHLMTDVWTSAAVVIGIVAVHFTGWLWLDPVLAIGVALNIVREGVKLVWRSSQGLMDEALDAETLATVRATLDAFAARQPDGGRLRFDDMVTRGAGQRRFADLHMHVPGDWTLQRAASLRDELEQALMDAVPGLRVTIQLLPLTMEARATQIVKEHGHP, from the coding sequence ATGACGCTCACTCCCAAAACACTGCTCCGCGTTTCTGTGGCCGTTGCCTTGGTCACCATCGTGCTCAAGGGGTTGGCGGGCTACATGACGAATTCGATGGGCTTGATCTCCGATGCGATGGAGTCGTTCGTCAATCTTGCCAGCGCCATGTTCGCCTTGGCAATGGTGACCATCGCCGAGCGGCCGGCCGACGACGACCACCCCTACGGCCACCACAAGGCCGAGTATTTCTCCTCCGGCTTCGAAGGCATCCTGATCGTCGGCGCCGCGGTGGCGATTCTCTGGGTGTCGGTGCAGCGGCTGCTGTCGCCCCAGCCGCTCGAGCAACTGGGTTGGGGCCTGGCGCTGTCGGTGTTCAGCTCGGGCCTCAATGCGGCGCTTGCGGTGATGCTGTTCCGCGCGGCGCGCGCGCACCGCTCCATCGCGCTGGAGGCCGACGGCCGCCACCTGATGACCGACGTGTGGACCTCCGCCGCCGTGGTCATCGGCATCGTCGCCGTGCACTTCACCGGCTGGTTGTGGCTCGATCCGGTGCTGGCCATCGGCGTGGCGCTCAACATCGTGCGCGAGGGCGTCAAGCTGGTGTGGCGCTCCTCGCAGGGCCTGATGGACGAAGCGCTCGACGCCGAAACGCTCGCCACCGTGCGCGCCACGCTCGACGCCTTCGCTGCGCGCCAGCCCGATGGCGGCCGGTTGCGCTTCGATGACATGGTGACCCGCGGCGCCGGCCAGCGCCGCTTTGCCGACCTGCACATGCACGTGCCCGGCGACTGGACCCTGCAGCGCGCGGCCAGCCTCCGCGACGAGCTCGAGCAGGCCCTGATGGACGCCGTGCCCGGCCTGCGCGTCACCATCCAGTTGCTGCCGCTGACCATGGAAGCGCGCGCCACCCAGATCGTGAAAGAACACGGACACCCATGA
- a CDS encoding FecR family protein gives MKNFLNILGGLALLGATVMAQAQTTPPPAAAVADLQAGFVKSVRGNVQLLSAAGTTRTAAAGDALGSVDRIVTGPDSSVAVVLRDDTTLVVGPSSRLDLKEFHFDATTRDGGLLVSLLRGSMRMITGLIGKTNPDAVRVETQTATIGIRGTDFIVQTDGKP, from the coding sequence ATGAAAAACTTTTTGAACATTCTGGGCGGCCTCGCCCTGCTGGGCGCCACCGTGATGGCCCAGGCCCAAACAACACCGCCGCCGGCCGCCGCGGTTGCCGACCTCCAGGCGGGTTTCGTGAAATCGGTGCGCGGCAATGTGCAGCTGCTCAGTGCCGCCGGCACCACCCGCACCGCTGCCGCTGGCGATGCCCTCGGGTCCGTCGACCGCATCGTGACCGGCCCCGACTCTTCGGTCGCCGTGGTCCTGCGGGACGACACGACGCTGGTGGTCGGTCCCTCCTCGCGGCTGGACCTGAAGGAATTCCACTTCGACGCCACCACCCGCGACGGCGGGCTGCTGGTCTCGCTGCTGCGCGGCTCGATGCGCATGATCACGGGCCTCATCGGCAAGACCAACCCCGACGCGGTTCGGGTCGAGACGCAGACCGCGACCATCGGCATTCGCGGCACCGATTTCATCGTTCAAACCGACGG